A portion of the Paenibacillus hamazuiensis genome contains these proteins:
- a CDS encoding ABC transporter permease — protein sequence MAMENSHLQRLADEIYPARPRAAWTYKLDGPGGRGTAALKDAFWRMLPPLAAFVVFIGGWEIIVKLLNVPPYLLPKPSDIWKAGVENAGGLWVSVYTTISEAVLGFLLSIAAGVSGAILLASSKMIEKSVYPYAIILQTIPIVAVAPIIVIWFGAGMNAIVIIAFLIGFFPMLSNTLIGLNSTDHNMKNLFYLYNASPLQTMWKLRIPAALPYIVAGLKISCTLAVIGAIVGEYIAGIGGGKGGLGYAITVAAARLQTPYLFACGLSASALGIAFFLLVNGFSKWMLSSWHESEMRTEN from the coding sequence ATGGCCATGGAAAACAGTCACTTGCAACGTTTGGCCGACGAAATCTATCCGGCGAGACCACGTGCGGCATGGACATATAAGCTGGATGGCCCGGGCGGCCGGGGGACGGCTGCATTGAAAGATGCTTTTTGGCGGATGCTTCCTCCGCTTGCCGCTTTTGTCGTGTTTATCGGCGGGTGGGAGATTATCGTCAAACTGCTGAATGTGCCGCCGTACCTGCTGCCGAAGCCTTCGGACATATGGAAGGCCGGTGTCGAAAACGCCGGGGGGCTATGGGTTTCCGTCTATACGACCATATCCGAAGCGGTGCTCGGCTTTTTGCTCAGCATTGCGGCAGGGGTATCGGGAGCGATTTTGCTGGCCAGCTCGAAAATGATCGAAAAAAGCGTGTATCCGTACGCTATCATCCTGCAGACGATCCCGATCGTCGCGGTGGCGCCGATCATCGTCATCTGGTTCGGGGCGGGCATGAACGCGATCGTGATCATCGCTTTTTTGATCGGCTTTTTCCCGATGCTGTCCAATACGCTGATCGGTCTTAACTCGACGGACCATAACATGAAAAATTTATTTTACCTGTATAACGCATCGCCGCTGCAAACGATGTGGAAACTGCGCATTCCCGCCGCGCTTCCGTATATCGTCGCCGGGCTGAAAATTTCCTGTACGCTGGCCGTTATCGGGGCCATCGTCGGAGAGTACATCGCCGGCATCGGCGGCGGCAAGGGCGGTCTCGGCTACGCGATCACCGTCGCTGCAGCGAGGCTGCAGACGCCGTACCTGTTCGCCTGCGGGTTATCCGCATCCGCTTTGGGCATCGCCTTTTTCCTGCTCGTGAACGGCTTCTCCAAATGGATGCTCAGCTCGTGGCACGAATCGGAAATGAGAACGGAGAATTGA
- a CDS encoding amidohydrolase family protein, giving the protein MARIGNENGELTMSMGCGKLHLINAALPLTDERTLFELIAEDGRWTQIRPQTGYLEAGPDYAAVSQAAADSFREDKRFALDLEGRQMLPGLVDAHMHLDKAYSLPKVGNRSGTLLEAIRNYKEAAPGFTKEEIKARIRKAALKAVSYGTTAIRTHLDFNLGAGAKIAFDTVHAALEAKEELKGIVDLQLFPMCPYNGAVPDRGEVEEALKLGMTGIGGAPHLSETPERDIDRIFELAARYGVPIDLHTDESDDPGKRTVSYIADKTVEYGYQGKVTVDHLCALSAMEDREADGLIRKMADAGLFAVTLPPVNMYLQGRGDRGLIRRGTTRVRELIAAGVPLASASDNIQDPFHPFGCGDLLQIGLITAYAAHMGSPAELRHILRMLTDIPARILGLERYGIAAGNPADFVVLGSRSVDELFAEPPADRLVYKHGRWLHVSLLQRSGFDY; this is encoded by the coding sequence GTGGCACGAATCGGAAATGAGAACGGAGAATTGACCATGAGCATGGGCTGCGGCAAATTGCATTTGATCAACGCGGCGCTTCCGCTGACGGACGAACGCACCTTATTCGAATTGATCGCCGAGGACGGGCGGTGGACGCAGATCCGGCCGCAGACAGGTTATTTGGAAGCCGGACCGGATTACGCGGCCGTTTCGCAAGCCGCTGCCGATTCGTTTCGGGAGGATAAACGTTTTGCGCTTGATTTGGAAGGGAGGCAGATGCTTCCCGGTTTGGTTGATGCCCACATGCATCTCGACAAAGCTTATTCGCTGCCGAAGGTGGGCAACCGTTCGGGAACGCTGCTGGAGGCGATCCGCAATTACAAGGAAGCCGCTCCCGGCTTTACCAAAGAAGAAATCAAGGCGAGGATCCGCAAAGCTGCGCTCAAGGCCGTGTCGTACGGAACGACGGCGATACGCACCCATCTCGATTTCAATCTCGGTGCGGGCGCCAAGATCGCCTTCGATACCGTCCATGCGGCGCTGGAAGCGAAGGAAGAGCTGAAGGGTATCGTCGATTTGCAGCTGTTTCCGATGTGCCCGTATAACGGTGCGGTACCGGACAGAGGGGAGGTCGAGGAGGCTTTGAAGCTCGGGATGACCGGCATCGGCGGGGCTCCGCATTTGTCGGAGACGCCGGAGCGGGACATCGACCGGATTTTCGAGCTCGCCGCCCGGTACGGGGTGCCGATCGATCTGCACACCGACGAAAGCGACGATCCGGGAAAACGCACCGTTTCTTATATCGCGGATAAGACGGTGGAGTACGGCTACCAGGGCAAAGTGACGGTCGATCATCTGTGCGCCTTGTCGGCGATGGAAGACCGCGAGGCCGACGGGCTGATCCGCAAAATGGCGGACGCCGGGCTGTTTGCCGTTACGCTGCCGCCGGTCAACATGTACCTGCAGGGGCGGGGCGACCGCGGTCTGATCCGCCGGGGAACGACCCGCGTCCGCGAGCTGATCGCCGCCGGCGTGCCGCTGGCGTCTGCGTCGGACAATATCCAGGACCCGTTTCATCCGTTCGGCTGCGGCGACCTGCTGCAGATCGGGCTGATCACCGCATACGCCGCCCATATGGGCAGCCCGGCGGAGCTGCGGCATATTTTGCGGATGCTCACGGACATTCCCGCCCGTATCCTCGGATTGGAGCGATACGGGATTGCTGCCGGCAACCCGGCCGACTTCGTCGTCTTGGGCTCGCGCAGCGTAGACGAACTGTTCGCCGAACCGCCGGCCGACCGACTCGTCTACAAGCACGGACGCTGGCTTCACGTTTCTTTGCTGCAGCGCAGCGGTTTTGATTATTAA